One region of Marispirochaeta aestuarii genomic DNA includes:
- the purD gene encoding phosphoribosylamine--glycine ligase — protein MKVLIVGSGAREHALAWKFSTSKRISALYITPGNAGTDELGENLPDVDPADPAAITEAAVNRKVSHVVIGPEVPLAAGVADSLKNAGIAVIGPEKASAQLEASKQFSKNFMLRNKVPTAASVTIDSPKQLAGELAGRSGKVVLKKSGLAAGKGVLESDNTEELQSFGEEVLKEDSLIMEEFLTGFEVSIFALLDGRNYILLPPCADFKKAGIDDSGPNTGGMGAICPVPTVSNGLLARIEKDVVEPTIKGLVKENLMYTGVLYFGLMITESGPKLLEYNVRFGDPEAQVLLPLIESDIGNLIDAMAQGKLEDFPLRISEKSALGVVVASGGYPGPYKKGVRVDNLPKDNGKDCVLFHASTTLSPEGQILTGGGRCFTVVGLGSSPLSARAKAYSVVPEVQFKDSWYRPDIGKKFFTEN, from the coding sequence TTGAAGGTACTTATCGTAGGTTCCGGAGCCAGGGAGCACGCTTTAGCCTGGAAATTCAGCACCAGCAAGCGCATCTCGGCGCTGTATATAACACCGGGAAATGCCGGCACTGATGAACTGGGAGAAAACCTCCCCGACGTCGATCCGGCGGATCCTGCAGCCATTACCGAAGCGGCAGTGAACCGCAAGGTAAGTCACGTGGTGATCGGACCCGAGGTCCCTCTCGCGGCAGGCGTTGCGGACTCCCTGAAAAACGCGGGTATCGCGGTAATCGGACCTGAAAAAGCATCCGCACAGCTCGAGGCCAGTAAGCAGTTCTCCAAGAACTTCATGCTCCGAAACAAGGTGCCTACTGCTGCCTCCGTTACGATCGACAGCCCGAAACAGCTGGCCGGGGAACTCGCTGGCCGCAGCGGAAAGGTGGTACTGAAAAAAAGCGGACTCGCCGCAGGAAAAGGGGTGCTTGAATCTGACAATACCGAGGAACTGCAAAGCTTCGGGGAAGAGGTTCTGAAAGAAGACAGCCTTATTATGGAAGAGTTTCTCACCGGATTCGAGGTCTCCATCTTCGCCCTTCTGGACGGCAGGAATTATATACTTCTTCCCCCCTGTGCTGATTTCAAAAAAGCCGGTATCGATGATTCCGGGCCCAACACCGGAGGGATGGGGGCGATCTGCCCGGTTCCTACGGTCTCCAACGGCTTACTCGCCCGCATAGAAAAGGACGTCGTCGAACCGACGATCAAGGGGCTTGTGAAGGAAAACCTCATGTACACGGGGGTTCTTTATTTTGGGCTGATGATTACCGAATCCGGTCCGAAACTTCTGGAATATAATGTGCGCTTTGGAGATCCCGAAGCCCAGGTCCTGCTTCCTCTGATTGAATCCGACATCGGGAACCTTATAGATGCCATGGCACAGGGAAAACTTGAGGACTTCCCCTTGCGGATATCCGAAAAGTCGGCCCTGGGGGTAGTGGTCGCAAGCGGGGGATACCCGGGCCCCTACAAAAAGGGCGTAAGGGTGGATAATCTGCCGAAGGACAACGGAAAAGACTGTGTACTTTTCCATGCATCCACGACCCTGAGTCCGGAGGGGCAGATCCTTACCGGCGGAGGTCGCTGCTTTACCGTTGTCGGGCTGGGTTCAAGTCCGCTGAGCGCACGGGCGAAGGCTTATTCCGTGGTTCCGGAGGTCCAGTTCAAAGACTCCTGGTACAGACCGGATATCGGCAAGAAATTCTTTACCGAGAATTAA
- the purN gene encoding phosphoribosylglycinamide formyltransferase, producing MGNVAVFASGSGSNFQAIADALKESPHRLVLLVCDRKKAYVRQRAQAAGIPVEDINYFRGDTREDAERELLERLKPRSIDLIVLAGFMRLLSPLLVDAYKDRIINIHPSLLPKYPGTHGIEESYRSGDRELGITIHRVDYGLDTGPVIRQGKIPRIDGESLEDFEARIHALEHRLYPEVILDILEGNIS from the coding sequence GTGGGGAATGTTGCGGTTTTCGCCTCCGGCAGCGGATCGAACTTCCAGGCCATCGCCGACGCTCTGAAGGAATCACCCCACAGACTGGTTCTGCTGGTCTGTGACCGAAAGAAGGCCTATGTCCGGCAGCGTGCACAGGCTGCCGGCATACCGGTGGAGGACATCAACTATTTCCGGGGCGATACCCGGGAGGATGCGGAGAGAGAGCTTCTGGAAAGGCTGAAACCCCGTTCCATAGATCTTATAGTCCTGGCAGGTTTTATGCGCCTGCTGTCGCCTCTTCTTGTGGACGCCTATAAGGACCGGATTATCAACATTCACCCGAGTCTTCTGCCCAAATACCCCGGAACCCATGGCATCGAAGAGAGTTACCGCTCCGGAGACAGGGAACTGGGGATTACAATACACCGGGTGGATTACGGACTGGACACCGGACCGGTAATCCGTCAGGGCAAGATACCCCGCATCGACGGCGAAAGTCTGGAGGACTTTGAAGCCCGCATCCACGCACTTGAACATCGCCTCTATCCTGAGGTAATCTTGGACATCCTCGAAGGGAACATCAGCTAA
- the purM gene encoding phosphoribosylformylglycinamidine cyclo-ligase, giving the protein MSTYKEAGVDIEGGDRFARFIASIKSPALGPGIGGFAGGMELDLSGYREPVMLSCTDGVGTKLLIAQKLKTYNTVGIDLVAMSVNDLIVCGAKPMLFLDYIAIGGLDESILHPLVEGIIAGCEDAKCRLAGGETAEMPDLYDSGEFDLAGFAVGMVEKSRMLPKKEMIRPGDSIIGLPSSGIHSNGLSLARKAIPESETGLLKELLTPTRIYVRELTPLIESGLVLGAAHITGGGLEGNIIRVLPQGLRPVLDRNWPVPSIFEAIQRHGGIDTEEMYRVFNMGIGIALVVPRAEEASLLKLCEDRKIRALPIGRVETENL; this is encoded by the coding sequence ATGAGTACCTATAAGGAAGCCGGAGTCGACATCGAAGGCGGTGACCGCTTTGCCCGCTTCATAGCATCAATAAAATCCCCCGCCCTGGGTCCGGGGATAGGCGGATTCGCCGGCGGAATGGAGCTGGACCTGTCGGGATACCGGGAACCCGTAATGCTCTCCTGCACCGACGGAGTGGGAACAAAACTCCTGATCGCCCAGAAACTGAAAACCTACAACACCGTGGGCATCGATCTTGTCGCCATGAGCGTGAACGACCTGATTGTCTGCGGTGCGAAGCCGATGCTCTTTCTGGATTATATCGCCATCGGCGGACTGGATGAGTCCATTCTGCATCCCTTGGTTGAAGGTATCATAGCCGGATGCGAAGACGCGAAATGCCGCCTTGCCGGGGGAGAGACCGCCGAAATGCCGGATCTCTACGATTCAGGGGAGTTCGATCTGGCCGGTTTTGCCGTGGGTATGGTTGAAAAATCCCGGATGCTTCCCAAAAAAGAGATGATCCGCCCGGGAGATTCAATAATAGGCCTTCCCTCTTCAGGAATCCACTCCAACGGACTCTCCCTGGCCCGCAAGGCGATCCCTGAATCCGAAACCGGGCTCCTGAAGGAACTTCTGACTCCCACCAGGATATACGTACGGGAACTGACACCCCTGATCGAGTCCGGTCTTGTCCTCGGAGCGGCCCATATAACCGGCGGGGGACTGGAAGGCAATATTATCCGGGTCCTGCCCCAGGGGCTGCGTCCGGTCCTCGACCGCAACTGGCCGGTCCCGTCGATTTTTGAAGCCATACAGAGACACGGGGGAATCGATACTGAAGAGATGTACCGGGTTTTCAATATGGGAATCGGCATCGCCCTGGTCGTTCCCCGGGCGGAAGAAGCCAGCCTGCTCAAGCTCTGCGAGGACAGGAAAATTCGGGCACTCCCCATCGGACGGGTAGAGACGGAGAACCTTTAA